TCAAGGTCATCGGGTCCGGCATCGACGACCCGGACTTCGCCGACAAGCTGTCCCGTCTGATCGGTGACCACGACGTCGAGACCACCTCCACCTCGACCTCCGAGTCCGGCAAGTCCACGTCCGTCAGCATGCGGCAGGAACGCATCCTGGCCGCCGACGCCATCCGCGCTCTACCCAAGGGCACCGCGCTCGCATTCGCCACCGGCATGCGCGCGGCCATGCTCGACCTGCGCCCCTGGTATCTCGAACCCGGCGCAGGCGAACTCTCCGCCGCCTCCGCCCGGGCGTCCAAGGACATCACCGAGCGTGCTGTGGCCAAGGCTGCCCCGAAGCAGACCGACTTCGGCACCGCCGCCTAGTCCCCGCCCCCTTCTCCCCACTCAACTCGCCCACGGAGGCGCCCATTCACACCTACGAGCCCGCCGACCTGGACGACATGGAGCCGCACGAAGCAGGCCACACTCCAGAAACCGGTGGATGCGATCGACCAGCACAGCCGCCTGCGCGTCCACCTCGACGACGCCGGTCAGACCCTTCCCTCGGCCCGCGCCTGCCTTGCTGTGCCCGGCCGTCCCGCGACACCGAGCACGACCGCTCCCGTGCCCGTGCTGGCCCCGACCGTACGGCGCCCCTCATGACCACGCCGCCCACCGAATCCCTGTTGTTCGACGTGCCGCCGCTGACGCCCCTCTCGCGGCTGCTCCGCCTCGCCGATCAGTACACCCGGCACAACGACGCGCTCGACGGCCACGACATGACCGCAGGCGATCTCCGGCATGAAGTAGAGCCGGTGCAGGGCCACTTCGGGCTAGCTTCTTGAGCCGGATCATCCTCGACCTGTTCGCCGGCCCCGGTGGCTGGAGCCACGCGCTCACCGTCCTTGGCGTGCGGGACATCGGCCTGGAGTGGGACGAGTGGGCCTGCAAGACTCGTGTCCAGGCCGGACAGTTGACGATCCGGACCGATGTCGCCGCCTATCCGGTGTGGATCTTCTCCGGCCGAGTCCTCGGGGTGATCGCCTCCCCTCCCTGTCAGGCGTGGAGTATGGCGGGCAAGCGCCTCGGTCTGGTCGACCAGCCGCTCGTCCACCAGGCCGTTGCCGACCTCGCCGCCGGACGCGACACCCGTGAGCAGCTGCTTGGCGCGTGTGTAGACGGACGGTCTCTCCTCGCAGCCGAACCCATGCGCTACCTGCACGCCCTGAACCTGGTGGGCGAGCCCGAGTGGGTGGTGATGGAGGAGGTCCCCGACGTCCTGCCGCTGTGGCGGCAGTACGCGGCCATCCTGCGGACTTGGGGATTCTCCGTGTGGACCGGCATCCTCAACGCCGCCGACTACGGCGTCCCGCAGACCCGAAAGCGAGCGATCCTGCTCGCCTCCCGCGTCCGCACCGCCCAGCCCTCGCCGCCGACCCACGCGCCCTCCGCCGAGCCGGAGTCGCTGTTCGGGCCCGGCCGCGCCCGCTGGGTGTCGATGGCCGAGGCCCTGGGCTGGGGCGCCACCGACCGGCCCGTGCCTACCGTGTGCGCCGGCGGCGGACCAGGCGGCGGCCCCGAACCTTTTCCCTCCGGCTCCCGCAAAACCCTTGCCGACGCCCGCGCACGCGGCACCTGGACACCTCACCCCGACACTGAGACCGTCCTGACCTCCCGTAGAGACGGCCCATACTCGGCCGCCCGGCCCGGTGAGAGCCGCCTCGCAGATGCTCCGGCCCCCACCTTGATCGCTGAGGCGCACCGCTGGTCATGGTCACTACGCAGCAACAACCAGACCAACGCCACCGTGCGCCGTGCCGACGAGCCCGCCGGCACCCTGTTCTTCGGCCATCGGGCCAACGAATGCACCTGGGTCGCCGACACGGCCTCCGGTCTTCCGAACGGCGAGCAGCGAGCGGTGCCAGCCCCGATCAAGATCACCGCTCGGGAAGCGGGCGTGCTGCAGAGCTTCCCCGCCGACTATCCGTGGCAGGGCAACAAGGGTCAGCAGTTCTCGCAGATCGGCAACGCCGTCCCCCCGCGCTTGGCCGCCCACCTGCTCGCCCCGCACCTCAACAAGCCCTTCAACCCCGCCGACTTCACCCTCGCCGCCTGATGCCCCACACCCCCGAACCCGACGAGGACGACGACCTCGACCTCACGCCGGCACCGAAGCCGGTCCACTACGCCGAGCAGGCCCTGCTCGGCGCCCTCCTCCTCGAACCGGCGCGCCTGGCCGACACCGAGCCGCTGATCGCCCACCACTTCGACAGCCACAACCACGCCGCGCTGTTCACCGCGATCCGCACGCTCCCGCCGCCCGACCCCGCCGACCACGCCAAGGACACCGCCTGGCTCAACGCCGTGCTCGACCACGCACGTCCGCACGCTCCCGGCCTGAACGCCTCCTACCTCCACGCCCTCGTCCAGTTCTGCCCACGGCCGAAGCACGCCGCGGCGTACGCCAGGATGATCCTCGCCGACAATGCCCGCCGGATCCTGCGAGCCCACGCCGAGCGCCTCGCGTCCACCGCAACCGACCCGGGCCTGCCCAGTCCGGCCGCCTCGACGCTCGGCCTGGCCGACGACATCGGCTGTGTCCTGGACGCTCTCGCCAAACAGTTCGCCCCGCACCCCGGCTCCTTCCCCCGCACGACACTCCCCGTGGATGTCCCCCGGCAGGCCGGCGAGGAGGACCTCGACGAAGAACGCCTGCTCCTGGCGACGGCCACCGCCTATCCGGCGGAGGTCCAGAAGATGCGGTGGCTCGTCGCCGAGGACTTCCTGCTGCCGCTGCACGCCGCGCTCTGGCAGTCCATCACCGCGCTGGTCCACCGCGGCGACATGGTCGACCCGGTCACCGTCCTCGGCGACGCGCAGCACCGCGGACTGATCACCGACTCCCTCACCCCCAAAGACCTGATGGCCCTGGTCTCCACCCCCGCCGGCTCCCCCGAGTACTGGGGCGAGAGGATCCTTCGGCGGGCCCTCCTCGCACGCGCTCAGACCGTCGCGGTGCGGATCGCCGCCTACACCGACGACCTCGCCAACACCCCCCACCAGCTCATCACCGGCAGCCGACGGGCGCTGGCCGACCTCAACGCCCTGCGCACCCGTTGGAATCGAGCCACCGCGCCCACGCCCTCTGCCAGTGCACCCGGGCGGTCGGCGACGCGACCTCAGGCCGGACCGTCACACTGGCCGACCGTCACCGCCGCGCGCGCCCACCGATGACCGCAACCATCGGGCCCGGCCGTCTCCACGGCTGGGCCCGGACTCGATGCGAGCCCGCCTACATGCCCTACAGCCCCTCCCCCCTCACTCTCCGGAGCCGCCCCAGAACCGACACCGAACGGCAGACCGTTGAAGCCCGCGCCACTCGGAACCTGCCCGGCACCGCTACAAACGCGGTCGCGCAGCCCATCGAGAGGGGTGCCCCGCCTACGCCGCCGACCCCGGCGATCACGAAGCCCTCCTCGACGACTTCCTCACCGAGAATGACGACGGGGAGAAGTACCGCACCTTCCCTATTGGATCAGCGTGTTGATGCTGGTCTGACAGGGTGGCTTGATGGGTAAGTGGCGTATTTTGGGTGCCGAAGGCGGCGATGACGGTGCCTTCAGGGCGACCAGGGTGGGCCGATCTCTCGGATACCAACTGACCCTGGCTCGCCGTTGAGCGCGGTCAGGTACTTGTACAGGCGGCGTGTGTGGAGCGGCGATTCGTCACGCAGGTCCGGTGTTGTCATGGCGCGAACAGAGCGGGCGGACCGTTCGTTGCCGTCCACCGCCAATGTGAGCGCGTACGCCGTGACGGGGACGGGTATCACCATCGGCCAGCCAATTCCTCGTCCTCGATGCGGCGTCGGCAGTCGCCGCATAGGGTCTGCGCAGTCCCGTCGTCGTCACCCTCATGGGGCCAGAGGCATCCACACCCCCCGCAGCTTGCCAACTCTTCAAGGCTGTAGCGGGCTTGGCAGGTGAAGCAGTAGTGCATCTCCTCACCAGGGCCGTCCATGAATGCGAAACAGGCCAGTGTCGAAGCGTGGCACTGCGGGCATTCGTTGGCCGGATGGCCAGGCTCGAACTCCTGGAAGACCAAGGCCAAGTCCTCGGCGCTCATCGTGGTGACGCAGAAGTGGCAATGAGCGCCGTTCGGAATGACGGCGAGAGCCCACTGCCCGCACACTGAGCAGGGCAGAACCGAGTCGGTCGTGCCCTTGAGTTCGTTGCCCCGCAGTCGGTTCATGCGTTCGTTGACGAACGCCTCGATGGTGTTCAGGCCGCTGCGTACTCGCAACATGTCTTCTTCGATACTCCCGCGCTCCGGCGCGTCGAGCAGTGGGAGCAGTTCGGCGTCGAGGAAGCGGAGCAGGAAGTCGAGCACTGCACCGGCTCGTGACTCCACAGCCTCTGCGCTGTGGGTCAGCCCGTAGTGCTGTAGAGCGTTCCGGTCCTTGCCGAGGTCCCTGAGAGCCGCGGCGTCCTTCTTGTTGATGTCGAGGCCGCAGATGTTCCTCAGACGTTCCACGGCGGCGTCCGTTCCACAGCTGTTGAAGTCGGAGGCGCCGAACTTCTCTGAGGTGGCCCTGGCAGGGTCGCTGAACACCAAGCTCCAGTGTTCCCGTAGCAGGCGCGACTTCAGCAGGACCTCGGCTGCGGCCTGGAGGTGCAGGACGGCGTACTTGATTTCGCGTGGGCCGGTGTGAGTGTCGGCGTCCAGATGCTCCACGACGCTGATGAGGTAGTCGATGCCGTTACGGACCGGCGGGAAGTCGACTTGCATGGGGCCGGTCCGGCGCCACCTCGGCCGGAACAGCTGGCGAGACGCTATAACGCTAGATTCTTCTGATACCACTCAAACCTACCCAGGTCATGCGGCGTTTGGCGTTACACCGACGATCACCCGAGCACGCTACAGGAATGCCGTAATTCTCTTCTGGGCGATAGCCATGGCGCTCGCGACTGCGTTCAAGTCCATGCACTCTTTGTCTTCTGCCTACTGGATTTGGCCATCGAGACGTTGCCCGTAGAAATGCGGCGCGTTCGGGTGCCGGTCGAGTTTGCGCCGCTCTCCTAAGGGCTTGCAGATCATCAAGGTGTTGCTTCCCGTCCCATGGCTCGTTGACGTGGTATGCGCATCCCGGACGAGGTCCGTACCCAACTCACCACGAGGTTCGCGGTGTTGTTCCCGCATCTGGATGAGCGGCAGCGACGGCTGCTGATGGCCGCGGAGGCCCGTGTTCTGGGACACGGTGGTGTTCGGGCCGTCGCGCGGGCGGCCTCGGTGAGTGAGACCACGGTCCGCAAGGGCGTGTTCGAGCTGGAGGCCGGCGACGAGCCGCTGGGGCGGGTGCGGCGGCCGGGCGGGGGCCGCAAGAGGGTCGCAGATCTCGATCCGGGGCTGCGGCCGGACCTGCTGTCGCTGGTCGAGCCGGACGAGCGCGGTGATCCGATGTCGCCTCTGCGGTGGACGGTGAAGTCGACCCGCACACTCGCGCGGGAGCTTGCCCGGACCGGGCACAAAGTCAGTGCGGACACCGTCGCGGACCTGCTGCGGGAGGAAGGCTTCAGTCTGCAGGCCAACGCCAAGACCATCGAGGGCAGCCAACATCCCGACCGGGACGCGCAGTTCCGCTATCTCAACGAGCAGGCCCGCGATCACCGGGACGTCGGCCAGCCGGTGATCAGCGTGGACACCAAGAAGAAGGAACTCGTGGGCGACTTCAAGAACAACGGCCGCCAGTGGCGGCCGACGGGTGAGCCGGAACCGGTGAACGTCCATGACTTCGCAGACCCCCAGCTCGGCAAGGCCGTCCCCTATGGGATCTACGATCTGACGGCGAACACCGGCTGGGTCAACGTGGGCACCGATCACGACACCGCCGCGTTCGCGGTGGAATCGATCCGCCGCTGGTGGTCCGGCCAGGGCCGGGCCGCCTACCCGCAGGCGACTCGACTGCTCATCACCGCCGACGCGGGCGGCTCGAACGGCTACCGCACCCGGGCCTGGAAGCTCGAACTCGCCCGGCTCGCGGCCGAAACAGGATTGACGATCACCGTGTGCCACCTGCCGCCGGGCACATCGAAGTGGAACAAGATCGAGCACCGGCTCTTCTCGCACATCGCCATGAACTGGCGCGGCCGCCCGCTGACCAGCCACGAAGTCATCGTCCAGTCCATCGCCGCGACCACCACTCGTACCGGACTGCGCGTCATGGCCGAGCTGGACACCAACCTCTACCCCACCGGAGTCCAGATCGGCGACGCGGAGATGGCTGCCCTGCCGCTGACCCGACACGCCTTCCGCGGCGACTGGAACTATGCCCTGCACCCCCGGCCCTGCCCAGCCATCCCAGCACCCCGGGCTCCGCAGAGGCCGGCCCCGGCGTGGGACCACGCTCTCCTGTCCGACCCCGCCCTGACCGGCATGTCCCGGCAGCAACTGAGCGATCTCACCGACACTTTGGCCCTCGACGGCGACGTCAAGCGCGGCCGCCCGCCCCGGCTCACCTTCCCCGACCAGGTCCTGGCAGCCGTCCTTCACCTCCGGGTCGCCCTGGCCGCGGAACCCCTCGCCGTACTGTTCGACAGCAGCCGGACCGCGATGCACCGCACCCTGCTAAAGATCAGGAGACTGTTCGATGCCCACGGCATCAGCGTCCCCCCGGCGACCACTCCACCCGCAGCCCTCGCACCCCTCCATGCCCAGGTCATCACCCTGACCAACGACCCCAACAGCAAGATCAAGACGCCATGTTGATGATCTGCAAGCCCTTAGGAGTTGCTGCGAGCTGATGTCGCCACCTGCTGCGGCGACTGCGCGCGGCCCTGATCGAGGCTCTCGGGCCAGACTGGTGCGCGGTCTCCTGGGCACGCTGTACAACCGGGCCGTGGAGGAATGCCCGCACGTGGTCGGCTGCCCGATGGCCAAGTACGTGAACAATCCGCCCGCGGCTCATCTGGCACGGCTGTATCCGCAGCACCTGGCGTACTCGCCGAAGGAGTCGACGAGCGAGCGCAAGATCGAGCTGCTCGGGTTCGACCCGCTCGCCCAGTGGCGCCCCGCCCGGCCCGGCACGTCCAACTAGAGGCGGGCCATCTCCTCGATAACGGCGATGGAATCATCCGACCACGCACCACGCACCACGTGCACGGCAGGCCGCAAGCTTTCCCGGCCCCCAAGGCAGAATCGGCAGCCTCTGGCGAACGGCCATCCCCAGCTCTGGGACGCCAGTCGATCCTCACGCCCACCAATTCAGGCGCGCTATATAGCGGCGGAGTCCCGGTTACCGAAACCGGGACTCCGCCGCACCATTGGTGGTCCACCGCCACGACCTGCCCGTACGTCGAAAGCGACACCCGACCACCACAGACCCGACGCCCTGCGCTCATGGCCAGGGTGCCGGCGAGCGATCACGCCGCCGCGTAGCTGGCGCGGAACAGATCCTGCGCCCGCCCTACATCCCTCGGCGTGCGGAGCTGGACCTCCAGGTCACCCGTCCCGTGGTGGCCGAGACCGGACACGTCCCGGGTGAACCCGGGAAGGAGGTCGACGCACTTTGGGTCGACCTTCAGGTAGACCAGGAGCTTGCTCCGCTGGGGCGGGCACACGCAGGCGAAGTTCCGCAGTCGCTGATACGCCCGGTACTGCTTGCGCTCAACGCGGTTGACGCCGTCGCCAAGCCCAAGCAGCACCTCGTCGACCGCGTTCGCCAGCTCCACCATCGACGCGCCCTGCCCGTCGGCTGCCGCCGGTGCGCCGGCCTTACGACGCACTCGACGGGCTACCTGCATGCCGCCGCTCACGGACGCCACGGTCTCAAGCCCGAGCAGGTCACTGCCGAAGAGTCGGTAGCGGACCAGGTCGATCGACCTTCGGTGCTCACGCACGGCGTGTACGTCGTAGTGCGTGAAGTCGCCCGCGATACAGATCAGGCGCGGTCCGCTCCACAGCACCTGGGACGCGGCCGTACCCCCGAGCCGGTCGCGGACCAGGTGCTCGAACTCGGCCCGGTGGTCCATCAGCCACGAGAGGTAGAACAGGCCCTGGTTGATGACGCCGGCATCGACGCCCCGCTTGTACTCGACGATGACCGGCGAGCCGTTCTCGTCCAGCCCGAGCGAGTCGATCCGGCCCCTGTGGACCGGTCCGGTGCCGTACTCGCTCGCCAGGAAACGGACGCCCAACAGCGTCTCCATGTGCGTCTCGACAAGGCCCTGCACATCCGCCTCGGCATCAGCGAGACGCGGCGCAACCTCGGACACACCACTACTCGTCGCGTGGAACAGCTTCAGACCCGACACCTCCCCCTCCTCGACTCGAAGATCGAGAACAACAAGGAGGGGCGCGATTGTTTCCGCGAGGGGCTGCGGGCGTGTGAAGGAAACGTGAGAGGCCGGAGCCAGCGCGACCCGCTGCGTCCCACGAACCTCCGGCATCACCTCACCCCGCATACGTCCCACAAAAACACTGATACGCCGCCAGCTGGGCACGAAGACGCTGGCCAGAACGCCCGCGAGGCGGATAGGCCAGGCTTCTTCCAAGCGCCCATCCCATGCTCCCCCTCCCTCGCGTGAGTGCTAATTCGACGGCCCTGCTCCGGGACAACACGGCAGCCTCGCCGCGCCTTAACCGCCGTCTCCGGCAGGTCACAGCTCCCCGCTGCCGGCGATCACGTCGCCATCAAAGGAAACGATCAAGTTGCACCCGTAAAGGGTCTGCTCCGCGCCGACCCGATGCTGAGCGGGCCCCTCATCTGTCTTGGGAAGCCGCCAGGAACCCCCATTAGGGAGGCCACCACCCAACTGTCAAGGATCGCCACACACTCCACGTGATGCGTCATCGGAAACACGTGGAGACACTGCCGACGGCCCCAAGCAGCGATGCTTCCGCCGATTGGGCCCTATGCAACTCACCTCCAACGCTGAGCGGAGCAGGGTATCCGTCAATGGCCGGTTACCGAAACCGGTGATTCTGCGGACTATTGGCAGTCCACCGCGTCTCCCCGCTTCCCCACTGCCGCGGAAGCAACTAAGCCCGAAAGGCACTGTTGACAGGAATGCCCAGTCCAAGCGGCGAAACGCCTCACGGCCAGTTCAGCCCCGAGTACATCCGCGCCACCTGGAGTGGGACGGCGAGCGTCGAGGACGCCGCCCAGGCGTTCGGCTTGTCGAGATCGAAGAGCTACGACCTCGTTCGCCGCGGAGAATTCCCATGCCGAGTGCTACCGATAGGCCGCACCGCCCGCGTCGTCACAGCCTCGCTCCTCCGCGTACTCGAGAGTGGCGAACCGGAGTACAACGGAGCCTCCAGTGCAAGCCCCAATTCGCCATGACCAACTGCACGACGACGCCCCGCCGCAGCAAGAAGCCGGCGGGGCGTCGTCGTATCAGGTCCCGTCTACGCAGGACCCCCGCCGGAAGCAAGCCGACGGGGGTCCTCACGTGTCACGAGCGATCACAGGCGGGTCACCAACCCCGCGGACGCACGCACGCCACAGGGCTCTGACCTGGACTTATGTACTCACCCTGGACCAACTGGACGCCCGTGGACGGCTTCTACGACATGTGCCACGTAGTACCCAGGGAGGGGCCCAGGATCAGGACAGGTGCGTCTTCTGGCCCGTCGAAGCGGTATTGCAGGGTGTTCGGTGGTGTCTCACTCACCCGTCAGACCCTCTCATCTCTCACGACTGCCCCTGTGACGGGGGGCATGACTGTATGGTCCTGACCAGGTGGGACCTCCCTGGCAGCGTAGCGTTTGAGGCATCGAACGATTTCGCGTCGCGTCTTGCCCTCCTTGATGCGGCGTTCGCAGCAGTCCTGGGTGCGCAGGTCGACGCGAAGGCGGGTCTGCACGATGAACCGCTCCGGGATCGGTGGAGGCTCTTGACTCCAGCGGCTGGCTGGGGCTGGTGTTGAGCGTAGTGGTTGGTCTCGTGCTCGTGGGGTGGGATGTCTCCGATCGCTGTGTGGAGGCGCTGGTTGTTGAACCAGTCGACCCGTTCCGCGGTTCCGAGTTCGACGTCGGCGAGGCCGTGCCAGGGCCTGCGGGGCTTGATCAGCTCTGTCTTGTAGAGGCCGATCTGGGATTCCATGAGCGCGTTGTCC
This Streptomyces sp. NBC_00377 DNA region includes the following protein-coding sequences:
- a CDS encoding DNA cytosine methyltransferase, with product MILDLFAGPGGWSHALTVLGVRDIGLEWDEWACKTRVQAGQLTIRTDVAAYPVWIFSGRVLGVIASPPCQAWSMAGKRLGLVDQPLVHQAVADLAAGRDTREQLLGACVDGRSLLAAEPMRYLHALNLVGEPEWVVMEEVPDVLPLWRQYAAILRTWGFSVWTGILNAADYGVPQTRKRAILLASRVRTAQPSPPTHAPSAEPESLFGPGRARWVSMAEALGWGATDRPVPTVCAGGGPGGGPEPFPSGSRKTLADARARGTWTPHPDTETVLTSRRDGPYSAARPGESRLADAPAPTLIAEAHRWSWSLRSNNQTNATVRRADEPAGTLFFGHRANECTWVADTASGLPNGEQRAVPAPIKITAREAGVLQSFPADYPWQGNKGQQFSQIGNAVPPRLAAHLLAPHLNKPFNPADFTLAA
- a CDS encoding DnaB-like helicase N-terminal domain-containing protein — encoded protein: MPHTPEPDEDDDLDLTPAPKPVHYAEQALLGALLLEPARLADTEPLIAHHFDSHNHAALFTAIRTLPPPDPADHAKDTAWLNAVLDHARPHAPGLNASYLHALVQFCPRPKHAAAYARMILADNARRILRAHAERLASTATDPGLPSPAASTLGLADDIGCVLDALAKQFAPHPGSFPRTTLPVDVPRQAGEEDLDEERLLLATATAYPAEVQKMRWLVAEDFLLPLHAALWQSITALVHRGDMVDPVTVLGDAQHRGLITDSLTPKDLMALVSTPAGSPEYWGERILRRALLARAQTVAVRIAAYTDDLANTPHQLITGSRRALADLNALRTRWNRATAPTPSASAPGRSATRPQAGPSHWPTVTAARAHR
- a CDS encoding ISAzo13 family transposase, which codes for MRIPDEVRTQLTTRFAVLFPHLDERQRRLLMAAEARVLGHGGVRAVARAASVSETTVRKGVFELEAGDEPLGRVRRPGGGRKRVADLDPGLRPDLLSLVEPDERGDPMSPLRWTVKSTRTLARELARTGHKVSADTVADLLREEGFSLQANAKTIEGSQHPDRDAQFRYLNEQARDHRDVGQPVISVDTKKKELVGDFKNNGRQWRPTGEPEPVNVHDFADPQLGKAVPYGIYDLTANTGWVNVGTDHDTAAFAVESIRRWWSGQGRAAYPQATRLLITADAGGSNGYRTRAWKLELARLAAETGLTITVCHLPPGTSKWNKIEHRLFSHIAMNWRGRPLTSHEVIVQSIAATTTRTGLRVMAELDTNLYPTGVQIGDAEMAALPLTRHAFRGDWNYALHPRPCPAIPAPRAPQRPAPAWDHALLSDPALTGMSRQQLSDLTDTLALDGDVKRGRPPRLTFPDQVLAAVLHLRVALAAEPLAVLFDSSRTAMHRTLLKIRRLFDAHGISVPPATTPPAALAPLHAQVITLTNDPNSKIKTPC
- a CDS encoding DUF5655 domain-containing protein; its protein translation is MSGLKLFHATSSGVSEVAPRLADAEADVQGLVETHMETLLGVRFLASEYGTGPVHRGRIDSLGLDENGSPVIVEYKRGVDAGVINQGLFYLSWLMDHRAEFEHLVRDRLGGTAASQVLWSGPRLICIAGDFTHYDVHAVREHRRSIDLVRYRLFGSDLLGLETVASVSGGMQVARRVRRKAGAPAAADGQGASMVELANAVDEVLLGLGDGVNRVERKQYRAYQRLRNFACVCPPQRSKLLVYLKVDPKCVDLLPGFTRDVSGLGHHGTGDLEVQLRTPRDVGRAQDLFRASYAAA
- a CDS encoding helix-turn-helix domain-containing protein; the protein is MPSPSGETPHGQFSPEYIRATWSGTASVEDAAQAFGLSRSKSYDLVRRGEFPCRVLPIGRTARVVTASLLRVLESGEPEYNGASSASPNSP